In the Haloferula helveola genome, one interval contains:
- a CDS encoding FAD-dependent oxidoreductase, whose translation MPRRSAGSSASTLPSLVVVGNGIASVRFCEEAVALRLNRKFRITVIGGEPRPAYDRVRLSRYVKGRDEASLTIRDSEWYSAQDIELKLGDPVSKLDRSRGCVVTESGVEVAYDELVLATGSAAFVPPLEGVGLQKVFVYRTIDDLEAIMSAAGEASKAVVIGGGLLGLEAAQALETLGLKVAIVERAAFPMPRQLNAKAGALVTGKLESLGLGFHGSFAGQAIRRTAEGLELVPEDGAALTCDLIVISAGIAPNSELAAAAELECGVRGGVVVDHQLATSDPKVHAIGECALHEGQIYGLAAPAVSMAHHVARKLAGKRPPDFERPDLSTRLKMLGIDVVTIGDPLDRGETVEFEGDGIYRAITLDPRRVPVGALGIGEWPESSQIHGWYREGRALRDKEVARFAAEGVIDAGAASASVLAWPGERMVCNCMSVTKDGLCRAIACGAASPEKLAEATGASTVCGSCAPLLAELCGSPAAPGRAMSPLLLIAIALLALVAAVLVPVAEVPVATSVESFNYALDRFWSDALPKQITGYSLLGVSLLGLLISLRKRLPRFRFGAFAKWRVFHAAFGLVALGALFAHTGFRFGDNLNACLMAVFVGLNLLGAVAGVAAGLETRGGPRAASLARRLRPGLTVAHYVFFWPLPVLVAFHIAAAYIY comes from the coding sequence ATGCCTCGTCGATCCGCCGGTTCATCCGCAAGCACGCTGCCCTCCCTTGTTGTGGTGGGGAATGGCATCGCTTCGGTGCGGTTTTGCGAGGAAGCGGTCGCGCTCCGGTTGAACCGCAAGTTCCGGATCACGGTGATCGGAGGCGAGCCGCGACCCGCCTATGATCGGGTCCGGCTCTCCCGCTATGTGAAGGGACGCGATGAGGCGTCGCTGACCATCCGGGACTCCGAGTGGTACTCGGCTCAAGACATCGAACTGAAACTTGGCGATCCGGTTTCCAAGCTGGATCGGTCGAGAGGATGCGTCGTCACCGAGAGCGGGGTGGAGGTAGCCTACGACGAACTCGTGCTCGCAACCGGGTCGGCGGCATTCGTGCCCCCGCTCGAAGGCGTCGGCTTGCAGAAGGTTTTTGTCTACCGGACCATTGATGACCTTGAGGCGATCATGTCGGCTGCCGGGGAAGCTTCGAAGGCGGTGGTGATCGGAGGTGGCTTGCTCGGCCTCGAAGCGGCGCAGGCCCTTGAAACGCTGGGTCTCAAGGTCGCGATCGTCGAGCGGGCGGCATTCCCGATGCCACGCCAGCTGAACGCGAAGGCTGGCGCCTTGGTCACCGGAAAGCTCGAGTCGCTCGGGCTGGGATTTCACGGATCCTTTGCCGGTCAGGCCATTCGCCGGACAGCGGAAGGTCTTGAGTTGGTGCCGGAGGATGGAGCAGCGCTAACATGCGACCTGATCGTCATCTCGGCTGGGATCGCGCCGAACTCGGAACTGGCGGCCGCCGCCGAACTTGAGTGTGGCGTGAGGGGCGGGGTCGTTGTCGATCATCAGCTGGCGACTTCCGACCCGAAGGTGCACGCGATCGGCGAGTGCGCGCTCCACGAAGGACAGATCTACGGCCTCGCGGCTCCGGCGGTGTCGATGGCTCATCATGTCGCGCGCAAGCTGGCGGGGAAACGGCCTCCCGATTTCGAGCGACCCGATCTGTCGACACGGCTGAAGATGCTCGGGATCGATGTGGTGACCATCGGTGATCCTCTCGACCGGGGAGAAACGGTGGAGTTCGAGGGGGATGGAATCTACCGGGCAATCACGCTCGATCCGCGTCGGGTCCCGGTCGGAGCGCTCGGCATCGGAGAATGGCCGGAGTCGAGCCAGATCCACGGTTGGTACCGCGAGGGGAGGGCGCTGAGAGACAAGGAAGTGGCCCGCTTCGCCGCCGAAGGCGTGATCGATGCGGGAGCGGCGTCGGCGAGCGTGTTGGCATGGCCGGGTGAGCGCATGGTGTGCAACTGCATGTCGGTGACCAAGGATGGCCTCTGCCGGGCGATCGCATGCGGCGCGGCCAGTCCTGAGAAACTCGCCGAGGCGACCGGGGCGTCGACCGTTTGCGGTTCCTGCGCGCCCCTGCTTGCCGAACTCTGCGGATCGCCCGCCGCGCCCGGCAGGGCGATGTCGCCGCTGCTGCTGATCGCGATTGCCCTGCTGGCCCTGGTGGCAGCGGTGCTGGTGCCGGTGGCCGAGGTTCCGGTGGCGACCAGTGTCGAATCGTTCAACTACGCGCTCGACCGGTTTTGGAGCGACGCTCTGCCGAAGCAGATCACGGGCTACTCGCTCTTGGGCGTGTCGCTGCTGGGGCTTCTGATCTCGTTGAGGAAACGCCTTCCGAGATTCCGCTTTGGAGCGTTCGCGAAGTGGCGCGTCTTCCACGCCGCCTTCGGGCTCGTTGCCCTCGGTGCGCTGTTCGCGCACACCGGTTTCCGTTTCGGCGACAACCTCAACGCCTGCCTGATGGCGGTGTTTGTCGGGCTGAACCTGCTCGGCGCGGTCGCCGGGGTCGCTGCGGGCCTCGAGACCCGGGGCGGTCCGAGGGCTGCCTCGCTGGCGAGGCGCCTGCGCCCGGGGCTGACCGTCGCCCACTACGTGTTCTTCTGGCCGCTGCCGGTGCTCGTCGCGTTCCACATCGCCGCCGCCTACATCTACTAG
- a CDS encoding asparaginase domain-containing protein — MKIRVITTGGTIDKVYFDATSEYEIGEPTVPHVFREAAVGVEWELQPLLRKDSLEMTEADRVTIREACEAAGETAILITHGTDTMSDTAESLIGIEGKTIVLTGALAPARFRVTDAIFNLGLALGAVQSKPPGVYLAMNGTVFEAGKVRKNKEAGRFEATGL; from the coding sequence ATGAAGATCCGCGTGATCACCACCGGTGGCACGATCGACAAGGTCTACTTCGATGCCACCTCGGAGTACGAGATCGGTGAGCCGACCGTTCCCCATGTGTTTCGGGAGGCGGCGGTGGGGGTCGAGTGGGAGCTCCAGCCCTTGTTGCGAAAGGACAGCCTCGAGATGACGGAAGCCGACCGGGTGACGATCCGCGAGGCGTGCGAGGCGGCCGGGGAGACCGCGATTCTCATCACCCATGGCACCGATACGATGAGCGATACCGCCGAGTCACTGATCGGGATCGAGGGCAAGACGATCGTGCTCACCGGTGCGCTGGCACCGGCCCGTTTCCGGGTGACCGACGCGATTTTCAATCTGGGCCTCGCGCTGGGCGCGGTGCAGTCGAAGCCGCCCGGTGTTTACCTGGCGATGAACGGAACCGTCTTCGAAGCGGGCAAGGTCCGGAAAAACAAAGAGGCCGGCCGCTTTGAGGCGACCGGCCTTTGA
- a CDS encoding cytochrome c3 family protein yields the protein MRIRFGRRSQAIAWLLLAGVITAVCANVFFRAEDKTWVMPGETSHGHYQIELECSVCHDTKPDGLLVSAVSNKACLACHDQDLEDADDSHPVVKFKKPENRPFLEKIDAMSCVACHTEHEPEATGAMGVTLPADYCTYCHQTTVEERETHKGLGFDTCATAGCHNFHDNRALYERHLALHSVEPPMLEAGQVGELGSLAAYLKANRETKALAIGDADAPTGVDMASHAEAWSQDAHALAGVNCSDCHQPEGVEWSDSVSVATCGTCHDDEKDGFFRGKHGMRIAAGLSPMTPGAARQPMKAEAAHRALDCTSCHAAHDFDTRRASYASCVECHDDDHTKAYVDSPHFAAWERELSGAAPAGSGVSCATCHMPRVDDGRNGLRVEHNQNANLTPNEKMLRAVCQQCHGLPFAMDALADRELIDRNFTGKPEVHVESCDWSRQRAIDREDPEILELIRQMTADPSPEPNNTD from the coding sequence ATGCGTATCCGTTTCGGCCGTCGTTCCCAAGCCATCGCGTGGCTCCTCCTAGCGGGGGTCATCACCGCAGTGTGCGCGAACGTGTTCTTCCGGGCCGAGGACAAGACATGGGTCATGCCTGGCGAGACGTCCCACGGGCACTACCAGATCGAGCTCGAGTGCTCGGTTTGCCACGATACGAAGCCGGACGGACTGCTGGTTTCGGCGGTTTCCAACAAGGCGTGCCTCGCGTGCCATGACCAGGATCTCGAGGATGCCGATGATTCCCACCCCGTGGTGAAGTTCAAGAAGCCGGAGAACCGGCCGTTCCTCGAGAAGATCGACGCGATGAGCTGCGTGGCGTGCCACACCGAGCATGAGCCCGAAGCGACGGGCGCCATGGGAGTGACGCTTCCGGCTGACTACTGCACCTACTGTCACCAGACCACGGTCGAGGAGCGGGAGACCCACAAGGGTCTTGGCTTCGACACCTGTGCGACGGCGGGCTGTCACAACTTTCACGACAACCGCGCGCTCTACGAACGGCACCTCGCCCTGCACTCGGTCGAGCCGCCGATGTTGGAAGCGGGTCAGGTCGGGGAGCTCGGAAGTCTCGCCGCATATCTCAAAGCCAACCGGGAGACCAAGGCGCTGGCGATCGGGGATGCGGATGCGCCCACGGGCGTCGACATGGCTTCGCACGCCGAAGCATGGAGTCAGGATGCCCACGCGCTCGCCGGGGTGAATTGCTCGGACTGCCACCAACCGGAAGGTGTCGAGTGGAGCGACAGCGTCAGTGTGGCGACCTGCGGAACGTGTCACGATGACGAGAAGGACGGCTTCTTCCGTGGCAAACATGGAATGCGCATCGCCGCCGGATTGTCCCCGATGACTCCGGGGGCGGCCCGCCAGCCGATGAAGGCGGAGGCTGCTCACCGGGCTCTCGATTGCACGTCCTGTCACGCTGCCCATGACTTCGATACGCGGCGTGCGTCCTACGCCTCATGTGTCGAGTGCCACGACGACGATCACACGAAGGCCTATGTGGACAGCCCGCACTTTGCCGCGTGGGAGCGCGAGTTGAGCGGGGCCGCGCCGGCCGGCAGCGGGGTGTCTTGCGCCACCTGCCACATGCCGCGGGTGGATGACGGCAGGAACGGCCTTCGCGTCGAGCACAACCAGAACGCCAACCTTACGCCGAACGAGAAGATGCTCCGTGCCGTCTGCCAGCAGTGCCACGGCCTGCCCTTCGCCATGGATGCGCTCGCCGACCGCGAGCTGATCGATCGCAACTTCACCGGCAAGCCCGAGGTGCACGTCGAGAGCTGCGACTGGTCGCGCCAGCGCGCGATCGACCGCGAGGACCCCGAGATTCTCGAACTCATCCGGCAGATGACTGCCGACCCTTCTCCCGAACCGAACAACACCGACTGA
- the lpxK gene encoding tetraacyldisaccharide 4'-kinase: MKESLAELERWGADVIFGRARGFRAGMTRLAMSALSGVFRMLVRTRLLVFRRRWKQQAHLGTHVISIGNITVGGTGKTPVTEMLARTLRDRGRKVAILSRGYKSRKLKEPQKWKDENQIPVDPDEMPKVVSDGRALLLDSKYAGDEPFMLAQNLNGVSVVVDKDRIKGGRFAVRQLGADTLVLDDGLQYLRLAHGTDIVLVDRTSPYGTGHLLPRGTLREPPANLCRASYILITKCDGSPNDALVEELRRHNPFAPIIECAHGPRYLEELFTGKRQPLEFLRDKWVAAISGIAVPESFERSLESLGARVEIRRHFPDHYRFTRKEIDAFMNRCIERDMELVVTTEKDAVRFPKPTDVTVPIWFLRIEVEILKGHDEWEEMIDRLCHPHAPGDPILRFREAYGI, encoded by the coding sequence ATGAAGGAATCCCTCGCCGAGTTGGAACGCTGGGGCGCCGATGTGATTTTCGGACGCGCCCGGGGCTTTCGCGCCGGGATGACGCGGCTGGCGATGAGCGCCTTGTCGGGCGTGTTCCGCATGCTGGTCCGCACCCGGCTGCTGGTTTTCCGCCGCCGCTGGAAGCAGCAGGCCCATCTGGGGACCCACGTCATTTCGATCGGCAACATCACCGTCGGCGGAACCGGCAAGACCCCGGTCACGGAAATGCTCGCCCGCACGCTGCGCGACCGCGGCCGGAAGGTTGCAATCCTTTCCCGCGGCTACAAGAGCCGGAAGCTCAAGGAGCCCCAGAAGTGGAAGGACGAGAACCAGATCCCGGTAGACCCCGACGAAATGCCCAAGGTCGTGTCGGACGGACGCGCGCTTTTGCTGGACTCGAAGTACGCCGGTGACGAGCCATTCATGCTGGCTCAGAATCTCAATGGCGTCTCGGTGGTCGTCGACAAGGACCGGATCAAGGGCGGACGCTTCGCCGTGAGGCAGCTCGGAGCCGACACCCTCGTGCTCGACGACGGCCTGCAGTACCTCCGCCTCGCCCACGGCACCGACATCGTTCTCGTCGACCGGACCTCGCCCTATGGCACCGGTCACCTGCTGCCACGCGGCACGCTCCGCGAGCCTCCGGCCAACCTGTGCCGGGCCAGCTACATCCTGATCACCAAGTGCGACGGCTCACCGAACGACGCGCTGGTCGAGGAACTGCGCCGCCACAACCCGTTCGCTCCGATCATCGAGTGCGCGCACGGCCCGCGCTACCTGGAGGAGCTTTTCACCGGAAAACGCCAGCCGCTGGAATTCCTCCGGGACAAGTGGGTCGCGGCGATCTCGGGCATCGCGGTGCCGGAAAGCTTCGAACGCAGCCTCGAGAGCCTCGGGGCACGGGTCGAGATCCGACGCCACTTCCCCGACCACTACCGATTCACCCGCAAGGAGATCGACGCCTTCATGAACCGCTGCATCGAGCGCGACATGGAGTTGGTCGTCACCACCGAGAAGGACGCCGTACGATTCCCGAAACCCACCGATGTCACCGTGCCGATCTGGTTCCTGCGGATCGAGGTCGAGATCCTGAAAGGGCACGACGAGTGGGAGGAAATGATCGACCGCCTCTGTCACCCCCACGCCCCGGGTGACCCGATCCTGCGCTTTCGTGAAGCCTACGGGATCTGA
- a CDS encoding Bax inhibitor-1 family protein, giving the protein MDSFNPYASNPVITAPEETRSDFVRKTYGHLAAAIGAFAVIEWLLISLIPADTIFGLLNASPYSWLIVLGAFMGVSWIANKWAYGGASPGMQYAGLGLYVVAEAVIFLPLIMMATIYDPMAIGKAGVVTGLLVLGLTTVAFTTRKDFSFLGGFLKIGFFIAIGLIVASIFMPGLASGMGLWFSLAMIVLASGAILYNTSKIMYHYAPGQHVAAALSLFASVALLFYYVLMLFMRRD; this is encoded by the coding sequence ATGGACTCATTCAATCCCTACGCCAGCAATCCGGTCATCACCGCTCCCGAGGAGACTCGGAGCGATTTTGTCCGCAAGACCTACGGCCACCTCGCAGCCGCGATCGGCGCCTTTGCCGTCATCGAGTGGCTCCTGATCTCGCTGATCCCCGCCGACACCATCTTCGGCCTCCTCAATGCCAGCCCCTACAGCTGGCTCATCGTGCTGGGAGCGTTCATGGGAGTTTCGTGGATTGCCAACAAGTGGGCTTACGGCGGCGCCTCACCCGGCATGCAGTATGCCGGACTCGGCCTCTACGTGGTGGCGGAAGCCGTGATCTTCCTGCCGCTGATCATGATGGCCACCATCTACGACCCGATGGCCATCGGAAAGGCCGGGGTGGTCACCGGCCTACTGGTGCTCGGCCTCACGACAGTCGCCTTCACCACACGCAAGGACTTCAGCTTCCTTGGTGGGTTCCTGAAGATCGGCTTTTTCATCGCGATCGGACTGATCGTCGCATCGATCTTCATGCCCGGACTCGCGAGCGGCATGGGACTTTGGTTCTCGCTGGCGATGATCGTGCTCGCCTCGGGCGCCATCCTCTACAACACGAGCAAGATCATGTATCACTACGCGCCGGGTCAGCACGTCGCTGCGGCCCTCTCGCTGTTCGCGAGCGTAGCACTGCTCTTCTACTACGTCCTGATGCTCTTCATGCGCCGGGACTGA
- a CDS encoding uracil-DNA glycosylase — MSRPVDLLLEHLRAEEARGVEHVYLDEEAKEVLRELHRQARSGGKPKASAAAGAGEAVAETPKAAKPVVVTEVRAEGESAAARIESLKLQAAEWPAAKALGSLRETMVFSTGAAEAELMLVGEAPGYQEERQREPFVGPAGQKLNDILKAMGLERPAVYISNIVKFRPAMPNQTTNNRKPTLDEMASCLPFIREEVKVVRPKCIVALGGTAAEGLLGLSGSVGAMRGRWHEFEGIPVRVTYHPAYLLHGNAALSDKRKIWEDMLEVMEKLGLPISDKQRGFFLPKS, encoded by the coding sequence GTGAGCCGGCCGGTCGACCTTTTGCTGGAGCACCTGCGAGCCGAGGAGGCCCGGGGTGTGGAGCATGTGTACCTTGATGAAGAGGCGAAGGAGGTGCTGCGCGAACTGCACCGGCAGGCGCGGAGTGGTGGAAAACCGAAGGCGTCTGCAGCTGCAGGTGCCGGAGAGGCGGTCGCCGAAACCCCGAAAGCCGCGAAACCCGTGGTCGTCACCGAAGTCCGCGCCGAGGGCGAGAGTGCGGCGGCCCGAATCGAGTCGTTGAAACTGCAGGCCGCCGAGTGGCCGGCCGCGAAGGCCTTGGGCAGCTTGCGGGAGACTATGGTGTTCTCGACCGGTGCGGCCGAAGCCGAACTGATGCTCGTCGGCGAAGCACCGGGCTACCAAGAGGAGCGGCAGCGCGAGCCGTTTGTCGGTCCAGCCGGACAGAAGCTAAATGACATCCTCAAGGCGATGGGCCTCGAGCGCCCCGCCGTTTACATTTCGAACATCGTCAAGTTCCGGCCCGCGATGCCGAATCAGACGACCAACAACCGCAAGCCGACGCTCGACGAGATGGCGTCGTGCCTGCCTTTCATCCGCGAGGAGGTGAAAGTCGTGCGGCCGAAGTGCATCGTGGCACTCGGTGGAACCGCCGCCGAAGGATTGCTCGGGCTAAGCGGATCGGTCGGCGCGATGCGCGGCCGCTGGCACGAGTTCGAAGGCATTCCTGTGCGGGTCACCTACCATCCGGCCTACCTGCTTCACGGCAATGCCGCCCTTTCGGACAAGCGCAAGATCTGGGAGGACATGCTTGAGGTGATGGAAAAGCTGGGTCTGCCGATCTCGGACAAGCAGCGCGGATTCTTTTTGCCGAAGTCATGA
- the truA gene encoding tRNA pseudouridine(38-40) synthase TruA: MRIKLTLAYDGRPHDGWQSQPGGNTVQDLLESAASETAKQPVRVHGSGRTDAGVHALAQVAHLDAPDGLTMNPFNWVPALNTKLPASIRVLSAEEVGPEFHARFSATSKTYRYEISTEPVLSPFRAGLAWHLPRQYDPYLLEDALKLTLGRHDFEAFAAKRGNETEDTDHHRTLTRAELDAFDHGWRLTWSGDGFLYKMVRLLTGSVVRVAQGRLRLDEFAAFLDQPEGLPHGRSSHCAPADGLYLESVSYDPSKGK; the protein is encoded by the coding sequence ATGCGCATCAAGCTGACCCTCGCCTACGACGGCCGCCCTCACGATGGCTGGCAGTCCCAACCCGGCGGGAATACGGTTCAGGATCTCCTCGAATCGGCCGCATCGGAGACGGCCAAGCAGCCGGTCCGCGTCCATGGCTCCGGCCGCACCGACGCCGGAGTTCACGCACTCGCCCAGGTCGCTCACCTCGATGCGCCCGATGGGCTGACGATGAACCCCTTCAATTGGGTACCCGCTCTGAACACCAAGTTGCCCGCCAGCATCCGCGTTCTCAGCGCGGAGGAGGTCGGCCCGGAGTTCCACGCGCGCTTCTCAGCCACCTCGAAAACCTACCGCTACGAGATCAGCACCGAACCGGTCCTTTCACCCTTTCGGGCGGGCCTCGCATGGCACCTTCCACGGCAATACGACCCCTACCTCTTGGAAGACGCGCTGAAGCTCACGCTCGGACGACACGACTTCGAAGCCTTTGCGGCCAAACGCGGCAACGAAACCGAGGATACCGACCACCATCGCACCCTCACACGGGCGGAACTCGATGCCTTCGACCACGGTTGGCGCCTGACATGGTCGGGCGACGGCTTCCTCTACAAAATGGTCCGGCTTCTCACCGGGAGCGTCGTGCGCGTCGCCCAAGGCCGGCTCCGCCTCGACGAGTTCGCCGCATTCCTCGACCAACCCGAAGGTCTTCCTCACGGCCGATCGTCGCATTGCGCGCCAGCCGACGGGTTGTATCTCGAGTCGGTGTCCTACGACCCTTCGAAGGGTAAGTGA
- a CDS encoding tyrosine recombinase, whose product MEREIDGFIRYVAVERGLSDAYQISLRQSLDALRGWMERKTLDLVDVGTEELASFLGTRKSEGLSVSSLRITTVHLKVFFRWLAGTDRLPMDPAEPLLSPRTEQSLPETLNREWVEKMLEAVDVGQPLGLRDRAILELFYSSGLRLSELCGLRLEEFDAEDRFLRVTGKGNKTRVVPVGGKALAALEAYLAKERRSLVGKRTGSEVFLSIRGGRLSPDRVRQIVKERAAAAGIDRKVYPHLLRHSFATHLLEGGADLRVIQELLGHADISTTQIYTHVDGARLKSIHKRFHPRG is encoded by the coding sequence GTGGAACGGGAGATCGACGGGTTCATTCGCTATGTCGCGGTCGAGCGCGGGCTATCGGATGCCTACCAGATCTCGCTCAGGCAATCGCTGGATGCCCTGCGGGGATGGATGGAGCGCAAGACGCTTGATCTGGTGGACGTCGGCACCGAGGAGTTGGCCTCCTTTTTGGGGACGAGGAAATCCGAAGGGCTCTCGGTCTCGTCGCTGCGGATCACCACCGTCCATCTGAAGGTCTTTTTCCGTTGGCTGGCGGGTACGGACCGTCTGCCGATGGATCCTGCTGAGCCGTTGCTGTCGCCCCGCACCGAGCAGTCACTGCCGGAGACGCTCAACCGCGAGTGGGTCGAGAAAATGCTGGAGGCGGTGGATGTCGGCCAGCCTCTGGGCCTGCGCGATCGCGCGATTCTTGAGCTGTTTTATTCCTCGGGTCTACGGCTCAGCGAGCTTTGCGGGCTCCGGCTTGAGGAGTTCGATGCCGAGGACCGATTTCTCCGGGTCACCGGCAAGGGCAACAAGACGCGCGTCGTGCCGGTGGGAGGCAAGGCGCTGGCCGCGCTTGAGGCGTATCTTGCGAAGGAGCGGCGGTCCTTGGTGGGAAAGCGTACCGGCTCGGAGGTCTTTCTCAGCATCCGGGGCGGACGGCTTTCGCCGGATCGGGTGCGCCAGATCGTGAAGGAGCGCGCTGCGGCGGCGGGGATCGACCGGAAGGTCTATCCGCACCTTTTACGGCATTCGTTTGCGACCCATCTGCTCGAAGGTGGCGCCGACCTGCGGGTGATTCAGGAGCTGCTCGGTCACGCCGACATCTCGACGACCCAGATCTACACCCATGTCGACGGCGCCCGGCTCAAGTCGATCCACAAGCGGTTCCATCCGCGAGGCTAG
- a CDS encoding NAD(P)H-dependent oxidoreductase, whose amino-acid sequence MAKILVISGSARKDSVNRKLGEAACRIGSELGAECELIDPREHVLPLYDGDLEEAEGLPEEVKILKKAFAEADGFVFCSPEYNSSITPLLKNLIDWVSRAESDDEPPLAAYRGKVAGLLSASPGALGGMRGLVHLRSILGNIGVFVTPTQFALGGAYGKFDENGELTDSAAASKIEAVMKEVITTAEKLSA is encoded by the coding sequence ATGGCAAAAATCTTGGTGATTTCCGGAAGCGCGAGGAAGGATTCGGTCAACCGAAAGCTGGGCGAGGCGGCGTGCCGGATCGGATCGGAGCTGGGCGCGGAATGTGAGCTGATCGACCCGCGGGAGCATGTCCTGCCGCTCTACGACGGGGATCTCGAAGAAGCGGAGGGTTTACCCGAGGAGGTGAAGATCCTGAAGAAGGCGTTCGCCGAGGCTGACGGATTTGTCTTCTGCTCTCCGGAATACAATTCATCGATCACACCGTTGCTGAAGAACCTCATCGACTGGGTCAGCCGCGCCGAGAGCGACGACGAGCCGCCGCTTGCGGCGTATCGGGGAAAGGTGGCCGGCCTGCTTTCCGCCTCTCCCGGAGCCCTCGGAGGAATGCGCGGTCTGGTCCATCTGCGGTCGATCCTCGGGAACATTGGGGTGTTCGTGACTCCGACGCAGTTCGCCTTGGGTGGAGCCTACGGAAAGTTCGATGAGAACGGTGAGCTGACCGACTCGGCTGCCGCCTCGAAGATCGAAGCGGTGATGAAAGAGGTCATCACAACGGCCGAAAAACTGTCGGCCTGA